The genome window GTGAGGCCGACGCCGAGGCCCTCTTCGATGCCGCCGACGCCGCCGCGGACGCCCTCGAGATGGACGTCACCATCCAGGACATTCTTGTCCTCGCCGTTTCGGCGACGCTCGAGGACCACCCCGCGTTCAACGCGACCTTCGAGGACGACGAACACGTCCTCTGGGCGGAACACAACCTCGGCCTCGCCGTCGACGTCGAACACGGCCTGATTACGCCGGTCCTGTCGGACGTCGGGAGCAAATCCCTCGAAACGATCGCCACGGAGCGTCGCGAGGTCGTCCAGTCGGCCCTCGACGGCACCTACACCATGGACGACCTTCGCGGCGGGACGTTCACGATCACGAACCTCGGCGTCCTCGGCGTTGAGGCGTTCGATCCGATCATCAATCCGCCACAGATCGCCATCCTCGGCGTCGACGCCATCGACGAAGCCCACATCCGCGGCGCAGACGACGGCCTCGAGTGGCGACGGCGACTCCCGTTCGACCTGACGTTCGACCACCGGATCGTCGACGGGGCCGACGCCGCCCGCTTCCTCGAAACGCTCGTCGGGCACGTCGAAGAGCCGTGGTCGCTGCTTCCCGACGAGGTGGACCGAACCGCAGGCGCTCGAGCCGGCGCGGCGACGGCGATGCCCGACCGAACGGTCACCGCGCACAATCCGGACGGGATGGCCGGCACGATCGAAGCCGGCTCGTTCGAGTGGACCTACGACGAGCCCGAGGAGGCCGGCGGCACGGAGACGGGGCCGACGCCGGTCGACGTCTTCCTCAGTGGGCTCGCCGCCTGTCTGTCACTGAGCATCCGCTTCCAGGCGAGTAAACGCGAGACGCCGGTCGACGCCATCGAGGTGACGACCGATGCCGAACCCGCCCACGGCGCCGTCGAACAACTCGAGGCGACGATTCGACTCGAGACGGACGCCGACGACGAGACGGTCGACCGACTCGTCGACCTCGGCGAGCGCGGCTGTCACGTCTCGCAACTGCTCGGCGACGACGTCCCAATGGAACTCTCCTGGGAGCGCGTTTAGGGACTCGAGTCCGGCTCGCTACTCGGGGTAGGTCATCTCCGGTTCCGGAATCGCCTCGAGGTTCGCCGCGGTCTCGAAGATCGTCCCGTTGAGTTCGTCTGCGGTGTCGAAGTACCAGTACTCGACGCCGTCGAAGTTCCCGCTCTGGATCACGGGCATTCCGGCGTCCTCGAAGGCGTCGATGACCGCGTGTGTGTCCTCGAACGCGAAACACGCCACGTGGTGGAGCCCCTCGCCGTGTTCGTCGAGGTGTTCGGTGTAGATACTCGGACCCTCGAGCGGTTCGATCAACTCGAGCATCGTCTCGCCGACGTCCGCAAGCGCCAGCCGCATGGCGTACTCGTGGGACTCGCCGCGGAACGTGCGATCGGTCAGCGCTGGCGGCTCGAACCGGTAGACGTCCCAGGGGCCGACGCCAAGGATGTTCGAGAAGCGATCCATCCCGTCCTCGAGGTCCTCGACGACGAACGCCACCTGCGTGATCTCGGGGATTTCGACGTCTAACTGTGGGATGTCTGGACTTGCCATACTGCGACCCCCACCCTGAGTAGCTTAGTGTTTACCGTGGTCTGGATTTCCGATGCGTTCGCCGCTCGACGCGTCGGCTCGAGCGTCGATTCTCGACGAGGTGGTTTTATTGAAATGCATAGGTGGCGGTAATTTTCGGAGGGGCTGCTGCATACAGAGGTTGAGTGCAGCACAAGGCGATTGTTTGCTTCGCTCCTGAATTGGCGAATTATTCGATTGCTTCACGTGCAACGGAACATGAAGAATTATACACGATTGTCCTCTCTCCGTTCATATGAGGAGGCGGGAGTTCGTTGCAGTTTGCTGCTGTTCCGTTTGTGGAATCAGTGCCGGCTGTCTCAATGAAGACGACTCCGAGCCTGTCCCCGAGATTGTTAGCTTAGAAGTCCGAAACGATCAACGCGAAGAAGCTCACGAGTTCATGGTTCAAATTGAGGACGAAGATGGTATCGTGTTCGAAGGGACATATCATCTTGAAGCAGCCGACCCGGGAGAATCCGCCGTTGCGCTCAAGGATCCCGTTGAGTCGGAAGCGTATACCGTTCGAGTCGAGGCAGATGGGCATTCAGCGACTGTGGATACGCAAGATCGTATCACAGATGATAAAAAGTGCATCCGTCTACAATTCTATCTGAGTGCTGAAACCCTCCATAGCGAATATCAATTGTACGACCGCTGTGAGTGATACTGGAAAAGTAGACGGGTTCACGGGGCACTACTGTTCATTCGAATAGGTATTCGCTGTACCAACTGAACACTACCTTTCACTGGTTAGCCCTCAGTCTGTGCCACATCCGCGCTGTGTATGCAGCAGCCGTTGAACAAACTACCGAGCCGCTATCAAAATCGGCCTGCAAGATACAGAGGAGAAGTATGAGTGCAGCACGACGTCTTTATCTGTTTCATACCGAAATCAATGAACTATCTGCTCGCTACATGTGTAAACATATCGGCGTCCTAATTTCGGTAGCAGGGTAGCACAAAGGGTATAACAAGTATTCTTTAAATATGGCGTATGGCTAAATTCGATTTCGCTTATGTTGGTATAGTAGGTGGTATACTTGGTTTGTTGGTTGGCTCAATATTCGGCTCAGTAGGTGCATTAGTCGGAACTCTTGTTGGGATCGTTAGTAGTGGTATATATTGGGAGAGAAAACAGAAGATATCACAGAAGATAACTGAGCTTGAACAGCGAGTTGATAAGTTAGAACAAAACAGAGACGATAGGTAACTGGCCTGTATTGACCGATCACTAACTTTTGCGGATCGGTACTCAGTGCGTGCCACATTCGCACTGTGAGTTCAGCACGGATTGTTCGAACTGCTTAGCTTCTGTCAGGAGTAGCGTGACCGACTCAGAGGATGAAGTCAGCAGTGGCTAGTGCTTGATGGCAAAAATAAAATCTGTTCTGCGCATTAATTGTTCTCTCCAGAGCGGTCATAACCATGCTCTCGCCTGTGGGCTCGAACGTCGACGTATGTCTTAGCACCCACAATAAGAGCGAGTAGCCCAACAGGCGATCCGGTAAAAGTTATCGCGGCCCCCGCAAAGAATACCGTTCCAAGGAGCCCGTATAATCGGGGAAACGGCTCAACCAACAGCGTGACTGGGCCTTTCTGTTCGTACTCACGACCTTCAAGGAAATCGACTCGATAAGAAACGATGTGTGTCACAGAAAGTGCAACGGCAGCACCCAGTACAACGAGCGGTGAAGCAGTTTCGACGCCAGCTAAATCATCTGGAAGTGAAAGTACCGGGAAAGCAAGAAAACCCCAAAACACAGCGTAGGTGCCGAGAAAATCCCGAAAGACGCGCCCTCGTGGTTTGCCAACCAGTGACCGTATTGTCCGAGACTCTCCTGATCCCATTGGACTGTACTCCCAGTTTGGGAGCTCTTCGGGGTTGTCTGTCCCTTCAGCACGCCGAATCTTCGCTGCGGTTGCCGCGCCGATGACGCCTACCTCAACCCAGTAGACAACCAACAGCGCGTGGAGATCAACGTTAAATGTGAAGAAGCTGACAATCGGAATAGCGTTTCCGGCGATGATGACCCCGAAAGCAACCCGGTGGGGTACTCGCATTAAACATCAGTTCCTCATATAGTATATAAATGGTTGTGATGTGTCCGTAGCCTGTATCGACTGATCTGAATAACTGATCTTTCGATGGAATGTCCCGTGCAAGACTCGCGCCCTCTATTCAGCACATCGCTCTTATCAGCAGCAAAGAATGCTACCAGCACCGACGGGGTCTTTCCGGACCACGACGTCACTGTTCGACGTCCTCGAGCGCACCAGCACGAGCACCGGCCGCGAGCGTCGCCTCGACGTCGACGAGCCGCGGTCCCTCGGGGACCGGCGTGAGTTCGACCGTCGTATCGGTGACCTCGAGTTCGCGCTCGCCGTCGGCACCGACGACGCCGTCGGAAATCTCGAAGGTGAACGGCTCGTTCCACTCGAGGCGTTCGACGGCCTCGATGCCGAGAGTCGCCGTCACGCCCGGTGCGAGGACCGCCCGCACGGTTCTCGAGGCCGTCTCGGGGTCGGTCAGCCGGAGTCCGACGCCGCCAGGGTCGTCAGGGGCGACGCGTTCGACCGCACCGGCGACCGCAGCGAGCCCGATGTCCGCTGGGTGGGCTCGCGAGACGACGCCGCCGACGAGATCGGCCGGCTCGAGCAGGGCCCGCGTTCCGATGAACGACCGCGCTGACACTTCGGAGGCCGCCAGCGCCGTCAGGCTGCGATCGTCGTCGGGCGAGGTGGTCCGGACGTCGACCGTTCCGTGTCGCGTGGTGACGTCGGCGGCCGAAATGGCTCCGGTCGCGAGGAGTGCGGCCGCGACGCCCGCGACGGTGCCTTCGACACTCGTCGGCACGACGTTGTTCGTCCCCGTCGAGACGGCGATCACCGGCACGTCGCCGATCGCCGTGGCGACGTCGCGGGTCGTCCCGTCGCCCCCGAGAACGACGACCGCGCCGACGCCTTCATCACGGAAGTGGGCGGCGGCCCGGCGCGTGTCGGCCGGCGAGTTCTCGACCGGGAACTCGAGCGGGCGCGCGTCGACCACGGACGGCGACGCCTCGAGGACGTGGTCGGCGATGCCGCTTCGATCCGGCATGAGCCGTGCCGATGGCGGGTCGGCCACCGCGGTCAGCCCGTCGAGGACGCACTCGGCGACGCGACGTTTCGCGTAGCTGTCGACGACGGTCGCGCCGCCGGTGAGCCGCCGGACGTCGCGGCCGGCGGCCGGGTTGACGATCAGTCCAACGCGGGACACGATCGGCCCCTACGTCACCCGCCCGATCGCGTTTCGGACGTCCTCGCCGGTGGGGAGAACTTCCTGCTCGAGCGGCGGGCTAAACGGCATGTGAGTGTCGGGCGTCCCGACTCGCTGGATCGGGGCGTCGAGGCTGAAGAAGGCCTCTTCCTGGACTCGAGCGATGATTTCGGCGTGCGTGCCGTACGAAAGCGGACTCTCGTCGGCGACGATCAGCCGGCCGGTCTTGCGGACGCTTTCGACGATCGTCTCGGTGTCGAGTGGGTACAGCGACCGGGGGTCGATCACCTCGACGTCGACGTCGTCGGCCATCCCCTCCGCGGTCTGGAGCGACTCGCCGACGAGGCGCTGGGTCGCGACGACGGTGACGTCTTCGCCCTCGCGTTCGACCGCCGCCTCGCCGAGCGGGATAGTGAAGTCCTCGTCGGTCGGGACCTGTCCTTTCTGCTCGTAGATCATCTTGTTCTCGAAGACGAAGACGGGATCGTTCGAGCGGATCGCGGCCTTCGTCAGTCCCTTCGCCGCCGCGGGCGTTCCGGGGGCAACTGCGTGCAGTCCGGGGAAGTGGGCGATCCAGGAGTGAATCGTCCCCGAGTGCTGGCTCGCAGCGCCCATCCCACCGCCTTCGGTCGTCCGGACGGTGACCGGCATTTCCGCTTTCCCGCCGAACATATAGCGCATCTTGGCCATCTGGTTCATGATCTGTTCCATCGCAACGCCGGCGAAATCGGAGAACATCAACTCGACGACCGGCCGCGTGCCCGTCGCCGCGGCTCCCGTCGCCGCGCCCATAAAGCCCGCCTCGCTGATCGGCGTATCCTTGATGCGCTCCGGGCCGAACTCCTCGTAGAGGTCGCCCGTCACCTCGAGGACGCCGCCGAAGACGCCAATGTCCTCGCCGATGAGGAAGACGTCCTCGTCGCGGCGGAGTTCCTCGCGCATCGCCTGTCGAATCGCTTCTCTGACGGTCAGTTCTTCGGTTTCTGTCTCGAGTTCTGTGTCTGCGAGTGCAGTCATCGTCGGTCACCTCCTGGGTGGCCGCCGTCGGAGCGATGCGCCGACGAGGGTCGCGAATCGTGTGAGCGCTCACCACCGTCGGTCCGGGCGGCCGCCGCAAATCGGTCGATCTCCGGTGGCATCTCCGCGAACATGTCCTCGTAGGCCTGTTCTGGCGTCGGATCGTCGGCGTCGAGGGCGAACTCGACCGCCGCGTCGATCTCGGCGTCGACCTCCGCCTGCAGCTCTTCGAACTCGTCTTCGGTGAGTTCGCCGCGATCGATCAGTCGGTCTCTGAACGTCTCGATCGGATCTCGATCCATCCAGCGCTCGATCTCTGCGTCGTCGCGGTAAGGCTCTTCGTCGCCCTCGTAGTGGCCCCGGTAGCGGTACGTCTCGGCTTCGATAATCGAGGGGCCGTCTCCCGCTCGAGCGCGCTCGCGTGCTTTGGCGACCGCTTCCTCGACGGCAGTGATGTCCATGCCGTCGACGGTTACGCCCGGAATGTCGTAGGCCTGGGCGGTATCGCTGAGCGTGTCAACGTTGTGCTGGTCTTCGACCGGCGTCCCCTCGCCGTAGTGGTTGTTCTCGATAACGAAGATCGCCGGCAGGTCCCAGGTTGCCGCGATGTTGACAGCTTCGTGGACCTGTCCCTGGGCAACCGCGCCGTCGCCGAGGAAGCCGACGGCGACCTGGTCGCGGTCCTGGTAGTCGATCGACAGCGCCGCGCCCGTCGCCATCGGTGGACCAGCGCCGACGATACCGTTCGCCCCGAGCATCCCGGCGTCGACGTCCGCGATGTGCATCGAGCCGCCCTTGCCGTTACAGTAGCCGTCGGCCTTGCCGTAGAGTTCGGCCATCATGTACTTCGGATCGAGCCCCTTCGCGATGCAGTGGCCGTGTCCACGGTGGGTGCTCGCGATGTAGTCATCCGGCTCGAGTGCCGCACAGGTGCCGACGCCGACCGCCTCCTCGCCGATATAGAGGTGGACGAACCCCGGAATCTCGCCATCTGCGAATCGATTCCCCGCCTCCTCGTCGAACGCGCGGATTGTGACCATCCGCCGTAATGCGTCACGCCGTCCCGTTTCGCCCTGTAAGTCATAGTCTGCCATGGCGCAACACGGGGTACAACGGCATCGGCAATATGTGCTACCATGCACCAACCAGTGATACTACTCACTCGTAGAACCGATCAGCCACGATCGTACTGATCCATAATAGATCACGGATCGGGGGAGAGGCACCGATCGGCTTGCCCGGCCGTCGAGGTGAGTTACTCTTCGAGTGCAGGTGGAACGGTCGGCTCGAGGTCGTAACGCTCGACGAACTCGGCGAGGAATCCCGCGCGGTTTTCGACCTCGAACGGTCGATGGGCGTCCGTCCCGAGGGTAAACGGGACGTCGTGTTCGCGCAGGATCTCGAAGAACTGGGTTTCGGGGTGGACGATCTCCTCGTCGGTCAGTGCCCGCCCGGCGTTGATCTCGGGAATCGTTCTGGAACGTGCGAACGCGTCGGCGACGCGGTGGTACTGCTCGTCGGTGGCTCGTCCGCGAAGCGGTGTCGTCCGCTCGAGCAGGTCGACGTGGGCGGCGATGTCGAACAGTTCCGACTCGACCAGCGAGACGAGTCGGTCGTAGTAGGTCTCGACGATCCGGTCGCGTTCGGCCGGCAGCCGGTCGACGAACTGGGATGCGACCTGGACGTTGGTTCCGTCGACCTGGTGGACGCTCCCGATAGCGTAGTCGAAGCCGGCCGACGCGAGAAACGATCGAATCTCGCCCTCGTCGGCCGGGTGATAATCCATTTCGACGGCGTCATAGAGGTCGAGCGATGTGTCCGCTCGAAGTCGGTCGATAGCTTGACGGCGTCGTTCGTAGGTGAGATCGAGGTTGAAGCCGTAGGCCCGTCGCATCTCGGCCATGCGTTCTCGGGCACCGACGTTACAGTGGTCGGCGAAGCCGAGTCCCTCGAGACCGGCCGACTCCGCGGCTCGAACCATTCCCCTGAGAAAGCTCCCGTCCGAGTAGTTCGAGTGGACGTGGAAATCCTGCATACAGGCCAGACTATCGTCGCCGAGTTAGTCGTTACGCCGGCCCTCGAGCAGGCTCGTGTAGAACGCGACGAAGTACGTGTACGCGTACGCCGTAACAATGGTTCCGACGATCAGCGTCACCGCAATCGAGAGCCACAGCGTCGACGTCGAGGTCACGACGGTTTCGCCAGTTTGGGTGAACTCGACCGAAGAGAGGTACAACGCCATTCCCGGCCCCTGTCCCAGCAGGGTGAGCGCCAGGAAAACGACAGAGAAGCCGATCACGCTCGCGAGATTCTGCGAGACGAGGCCGACGCTGCGCGAAAACGAGTCGATCGCCCGGTCGTCGCTGACGACGATCGCGGCGTCGTAGAACTGGACGAACATGAAGACGACGGCGAAACCCACGAGCAAGACCACGCTGACGAGCGCGACGACGACGATCCCACCGCCGACGGCGAATCCGGCAGCACCGGCGATGATGAGTACGACCGTTCCGACGATCGAGAGGCCGATGAGGATCCCGACGAAGACGACCGTCGCCCCGAGCATCGAGACGTAGTTGTCTTTCCCACCGCGGACGAACGTCCCGACCGAGGTCGACCCCTCGAGCGCCCCGTGGATCATCGCCACGAAGCCGCCGAGGAGAAACGGGGTGAGAAACAGCCACAGCGGAACGACGAGCAGCTGTGTGAGCGATCCGAGGTAGACGTCCAGCAGTACCGAGAGTTCACCCAGCAGGACGAAGAACAGTCCGCCGACCAGAATCACGGGATGCGCTCGGAGGGTAGCCAACGCAGTCGAGAGTGAGCCAATAGCGCTCATACTCGAGTCCTCTCCGGTGTGATACAAGAAGCGAACTGGGCGTTCTCAGGCCGAGAAAGTCCCGGTGGTGTCGGGCGGGACTGGCGTCGCAAGCGAACGCGCCTACTCGTTTTTCGGGTTACTCGGGTGGTAGTCCGTCTCGTACTCGCCGGGATTGCCGTCGACGCGGTCGGGGGTGATCCGCCCCGACAGCAACATGAAGTCGACGAGGGTAAGCGCGAGCATCGCCTCGACGACGGGGACACCCCTCGGTGGGAGGACGGGGTCGTGGCGGCCGATGACCTGTGCGTCGTCGACCACCTCACCGGTTTCCCAATCGACCGTCTGTTGTTCTTTCGGGATCGAGGTGGGCGCGTGGAGCGTCACCTCGCCGTAGATCGGCTCGCCGCTCGAGATGCCGCCCTGGATGCCGCCGTGATCGTTTTCGACCGGCGTCGGGGTCCCGTCGTCGTCGAACTCCCAGTCGTCGTTTCGATCTTTCCCCGAGTATTCTGCGGCTTCAGTTCCGAGGCCGAACTCGAAGGCCGTCGTCGCCGGGACGGCCATCATCGCCTGGCCGAGTCGGGCCGACAGCGAGTCGAACCGTGGCGCGCCGAGGCCGACGGGAACGCCGCGGACCTCGAAGTAGATGCTGCCACCGATCGAGTCGCCTTCCTCCTGATACTCCGCGATTCGATCCTGCATCTTCTCTGCTGACTCGGGGTGAGCACACCGGACGGCGTTCTCCTCCGAGTGCTCGAGCATCTGCTCGAAGCTCACCTCTGGAGCCTCGATGTCGGCGATCTGGTTGACGTGGGCTTTGAGTTCGATGCCCTCGAGTGCGAGCAGTTTCTTCGCGATGGCGCCCGCGGCGACCCAGTTGACGGTCTCACGCGCGGACGAGCGGCCGCCGCCACCCCAGTTGCGGGTGCCGAACTTCGCCGAGTAGGTGAAATCGCCGTGGCTCGGTCGCGGTGCGGTGATGAAGGGCTCGTACTTGCCCGAGCGAGCGTCTTTGTTCTGGATGACCATCCCGATCGGCGTGCCAGTCGTGTAGCCGTCCTGGACGCCCGACTTGATCGAAACCGCGTCGGGTTCGCCGCGGCTGGTCGTGATCATCGACTGGCCCGGTTTCCGACGGTCTAGATCCTCCTGGATGTCCTCTGCGGAGAGCTCGAGGCCGGCTGGACAGCCCGAGACGGTACAGCCCATCGCTTCCCCGTGGCTCTCGCCGAACGTGGTCACCTGGAAGAGGCGACCGAAGCGGTTGCCGTTCATTACCACCCCCTCGGCAACGTGGGCACTTAGTGGTTCAGATTGGACAGGACGCCACGGACCCACCGGAGGCAGAACCCTACGGTCTCACTCAGCCACCTCGCTAACCTCGACCCGATCAGCACACCGCCTCGAGGTCGACCGCGGCGAACGGGACCAGCATCTCGTCGGGGTGGAGCCCGCCGTGCATCCCAACCAACTCGAGTTTCGGTCGGTCGCTGCCGTACCAGACCGACAGCTCGCGGTGACAGACGACGAGATCGCCCAGCCGCCGACGGAACGTCTGGCTTTGCTCGCCGCGTCCGAAGAGGCCACACTCGAGAGCCTCCTCGCGGGTGATGACCTGGGCCTCGAGGGCGTCTTCGAGCGTCTCCCTGATATCGTCACGCGACTCCTCGGGCTCTCGAAGGTGGAGGTGGACGTTACGCGGGCTCCCGGCGTAGCGGACCGGCTCGCCGGTCCCGTGGCGCTCGAGCGCCGCCATCACGTCGTCGAATCGCTCGAGGTCGACGTTTCGATCGGGATCGGTGTCGACGTGGCCGTGGTCTGCCGTCAGGAGGACGAGGGTGTCCTCGCGTGCAGTGTCTCCCAGCCCCGACAGGGCTCGATCGAGGGCGTCGAACGTCTCGCGGACGGCTTCGCGGTACGGGTCGCTCGTCGTGCCGTAGGCGTGTGCAACGGTGTCGACCTGGGGCAGATAGGCGAACAGGTAGGCCGGATCGGCCGCGGCTGTAAACGCCTCCTCGACGGCCTCTTCGAGCCCCTCGAGGCCGTGACCCGGCCCGTCGACGGTGCCGTAGCTGTGACAGGTCGCCCCGTCGTAGGTTTCGGCGAACGGGACGACGTGGCGACAGTCGACGCCAGCGGCCTCGAGCGCGGGATAGATCGGGTCGCCCACGAAGACGTCCTGAAGCTCGTAGTCGGTCGACTCGTCACCGGCGGTCACCGTCGTGGAGAAGGCCTCATAAGAGGCATCGTCGGCCGGATCGTACACCTCCCAGCCGAGAACGCCGTGGCTCGTGGGGAGCCGTCCCGTGTGAAAAGTCGTCAGCGCCGCCGCCGTCTCGGAGGGGTAAATCGAGGTCAACGGCGTTACCGTCCCCCGCTCTTCGATTCGCTCGAGCAGCGGGTGATCCTCGCGGTGGCGTTTCCAGAGTTCGAGCCCGAAGCCGTCGACGAGGACGACGAAAACCCGTTCGTAGCTGTTGTCGACGTCGGCGAGGACGTCTTCGGGTAGCGCTCGGGTGGTCCCGTCGACGACGCCCAGCTCGCGCCGGACCGTTTCGGGCACGTTGGCGAAACAGTAGGAATCGTACGACGGCTCGAGGTAGCCGTCCTCGAGCAGGTCAACCCGCAGGCGGCTCTCGAGGTCGGTCCGCATGGCTGTAATCACGGGCTCGAGGGTCAAAGCGTCGTTGCTGGCCGATCGAACCGATCGAACGTGACTGTCGGCCGACCGGGTTGGGGATTGGTACCGAGTAGCAAGAATTATGCCGTTGCCCTGGGTGGATACATCCGTATGCGCGCTCCCGACCGACCGACGTTCGACGACGAGACGAGCAAGGAAATCTACCAGTACGTCGAACGACACGGGACGGCAGCCCGACACCGGGTTCGCGA of Natrarchaeobaculum sulfurireducens contains these proteins:
- a CDS encoding 2-oxo acid dehydrogenase subunit E2: MSYIVKMPKLGLEMERGELLSWEIDQGATLEKGEVIAEVESEKSVAEVEARETGVLKRTYLDAGETVPPGTPIGIVASADADIGDLEAEVEAELDAVGDADESATDESEPQAASDDEAGATATRAADDGDVQASPRARARADDLGVDLTTVGGTGYQGAITEADVEAAAESGTGVDDADVDVSPRARKRAEELGVDLTGVDGTGYQGAITEADVEDAAATADGRTRLETRTLDGMRRTIASRLGESYREAVHVTAHREADAEALFDAADAAADALEMDVTIQDILVLAVSATLEDHPAFNATFEDDEHVLWAEHNLGLAVDVEHGLITPVLSDVGSKSLETIATERREVVQSALDGTYTMDDLRGGTFTITNLGVLGVEAFDPIINPPQIAILGVDAIDEAHIRGADDGLEWRRRLPFDLTFDHRIVDGADAARFLETLVGHVEEPWSLLPDEVDRTAGARAGAATAMPDRTVTAHNPDGMAGTIEAGSFEWTYDEPEEAGGTETGPTPVDVFLSGLAACLSLSIRFQASKRETPVDAIEVTTDAEPAHGAVEQLEATIRLETDADDETVDRLVDLGERGCHVSQLLGDDVPMELSWERV
- a CDS encoding VOC family protein; amino-acid sequence: MASPDIPQLDVEIPEITQVAFVVEDLEDGMDRFSNILGVGPWDVYRFEPPALTDRTFRGESHEYAMRLALADVGETMLELIEPLEGPSIYTEHLDEHGEGLHHVACFAFEDTHAVIDAFEDAGMPVIQSGNFDGVEYWYFDTADELNGTIFETAANLEAIPEPEMTYPE
- a CDS encoding DUF6498-containing protein; the protein is MRVPHRVAFGVIIAGNAIPIVSFFTFNVDLHALLVVYWVEVGVIGAATAAKIRRAEGTDNPEELPNWEYSPMGSGESRTIRSLVGKPRGRVFRDFLGTYAVFWGFLAFPVLSLPDDLAGVETASPLVVLGAAVALSVTHIVSYRVDFLEGREYEQKGPVTLLVEPFPRLYGLLGTVFFAGAAITFTGSPVGLLALIVGAKTYVDVRAHRREHGYDRSGENN
- a CDS encoding NAD(+)/NADH kinase, which codes for MSRVGLIVNPAAGRDVRRLTGGATVVDSYAKRRVAECVLDGLTAVADPPSARLMPDRSGIADHVLEASPSVVDARPLEFPVENSPADTRRAAAHFRDEGVGAVVVLGGDGTTRDVATAIGDVPVIAVSTGTNNVVPTSVEGTVAGVAAALLATGAISAADVTTRHGTVDVRTTSPDDDRSLTALAASEVSARSFIGTRALLEPADLVGGVVSRAHPADIGLAAVAGAVERVAPDDPGGVGLRLTDPETASRTVRAVLAPGVTATLGIEAVERLEWNEPFTFEISDGVVGADGERELEVTDTTVELTPVPEGPRLVDVEATLAAGARAGALEDVEQ
- a CDS encoding alpha-ketoacid dehydrogenase subunit beta; this encodes MTALADTELETETEELTVREAIRQAMREELRRDEDVFLIGEDIGVFGGVLEVTGDLYEEFGPERIKDTPISEAGFMGAATGAAATGTRPVVELMFSDFAGVAMEQIMNQMAKMRYMFGGKAEMPVTVRTTEGGGMGAASQHSGTIHSWIAHFPGLHAVAPGTPAAAKGLTKAAIRSNDPVFVFENKMIYEQKGQVPTDEDFTIPLGEAAVEREGEDVTVVATQRLVGESLQTAEGMADDVDVEVIDPRSLYPLDTETIVESVRKTGRLIVADESPLSYGTHAEIIARVQEEAFFSLDAPIQRVGTPDTHMPFSPPLEQEVLPTGEDVRNAIGRVT
- a CDS encoding thiamine pyrophosphate-dependent dehydrogenase E1 component subunit alpha; translation: MADYDLQGETGRRDALRRMVTIRAFDEEAGNRFADGEIPGFVHLYIGEEAVGVGTCAALEPDDYIASTHRGHGHCIAKGLDPKYMMAELYGKADGYCNGKGGSMHIADVDAGMLGANGIVGAGPPMATGAALSIDYQDRDQVAVGFLGDGAVAQGQVHEAVNIAATWDLPAIFVIENNHYGEGTPVEDQHNVDTLSDTAQAYDIPGVTVDGMDITAVEEAVAKARERARAGDGPSIIEAETYRYRGHYEGDEEPYRDDAEIERWMDRDPIETFRDRLIDRGELTEDEFEELQAEVDAEIDAAVEFALDADDPTPEQAYEDMFAEMPPEIDRFAAAARTDGGERSHDSRPSSAHRSDGGHPGGDRR
- a CDS encoding PHP domain-containing protein — protein: MQDFHVHSNYSDGSFLRGMVRAAESAGLEGLGFADHCNVGARERMAEMRRAYGFNLDLTYERRRQAIDRLRADTSLDLYDAVEMDYHPADEGEIRSFLASAGFDYAIGSVHQVDGTNVQVASQFVDRLPAERDRIVETYYDRLVSLVESELFDIAAHVDLLERTTPLRGRATDEQYHRVADAFARSRTIPEINAGRALTDEEIVHPETQFFEILREHDVPFTLGTDAHRPFEVENRAGFLAEFVERYDLEPTVPPALEE
- a CDS encoding DUF7847 domain-containing protein; translated protein: MSAIGSLSTALATLRAHPVILVGGLFFVLLGELSVLLDVYLGSLTQLLVVPLWLFLTPFLLGGFVAMIHGALEGSTSVGTFVRGGKDNYVSMLGATVVFVGILIGLSIVGTVVLIIAGAAGFAVGGGIVVVALVSVVLLVGFAVVFMFVQFYDAAIVVSDDRAIDSFSRSVGLVSQNLASVIGFSVVFLALTLLGQGPGMALYLSSVEFTQTGETVVTSTSTLWLSIAVTLIVGTIVTAYAYTYFVAFYTSLLEGRRND
- the aroC gene encoding chorismate synthase; protein product: MNGNRFGRLFQVTTFGESHGEAMGCTVSGCPAGLELSAEDIQEDLDRRKPGQSMITTSRGEPDAVSIKSGVQDGYTTGTPIGMVIQNKDARSGKYEPFITAPRPSHGDFTYSAKFGTRNWGGGGRSSARETVNWVAAGAIAKKLLALEGIELKAHVNQIADIEAPEVSFEQMLEHSEENAVRCAHPESAEKMQDRIAEYQEEGDSIGGSIYFEVRGVPVGLGAPRFDSLSARLGQAMMAVPATTAFEFGLGTEAAEYSGKDRNDDWEFDDDGTPTPVENDHGGIQGGISSGEPIYGEVTLHAPTSIPKEQQTVDWETGEVVDDAQVIGRHDPVLPPRGVPVVEAMLALTLVDFMLLSGRITPDRVDGNPGEYETDYHPSNPKNE
- a CDS encoding alkaline phosphatase family protein — protein: MRTDLESRLRVDLLEDGYLEPSYDSYCFANVPETVRRELGVVDGTTRALPEDVLADVDNSYERVFVVLVDGFGLELWKRHREDHPLLERIEERGTVTPLTSIYPSETAAALTTFHTGRLPTSHGVLGWEVYDPADDASYEAFSTTVTAGDESTDYELQDVFVGDPIYPALEAAGVDCRHVVPFAETYDGATCHSYGTVDGPGHGLEGLEEAVEEAFTAAADPAYLFAYLPQVDTVAHAYGTTSDPYREAVRETFDALDRALSGLGDTAREDTLVLLTADHGHVDTDPDRNVDLERFDDVMAALERHGTGEPVRYAGSPRNVHLHLREPEESRDDIRETLEDALEAQVITREEALECGLFGRGEQSQTFRRRLGDLVVCHRELSVWYGSDRPKLELVGMHGGLHPDEMLVPFAAVDLEAVC